The Deinococcus humi genome has a segment encoding these proteins:
- a CDS encoding M28 family peptidase, producing the protein MISSAEQTILDAVNLDTPWELIERFTTLKREDPEDVRQAASLIAERLTQHGVPVEIHHPELFLSIPRSASVTMGGVTLFAKAMAMSAIFPQGLSAPLVYQPSGYALDADELFSRQAPADELDVRGKIVVSEGFGMPGKVSDLERRGALAVIAINPGKRAHWGVCTTIWGSPDLYDLPRKPGVAVVNVNAEDGQRLIEWARSGGEVTLTTDLNEGWFESPVPVVTIPGTEEPEKFVLLHGHYDSWDYGIGDNAVGDATLLEIARVLWAHRDGLRRSVKIAWWPGHSTGRYAGSTWYADAFGLDLNENCIAQINCDSPGCRWATEYQDVSLMPETERFAAELIRDVTGKELRAERPHQAGDYSFNNIGLSGYFMLLSTMPDDLRAEKDYYAVGGCGGNIAWHTEDDLLEIADRDILLKDIRIYLLAAMRTANSTVIPFDFTLTLDDFRATVERYQAAAGDHFRFEPLRAEIARLRSAVGQLGAQAASLKDQPLTSAEVRAINEAQMCLARQLVRVNFTREAAFFHDPAESIPPLPDLVVAEDLPHAAPERVGFYRTHLMRGQNRVMAALREARISVERALALPVPS; encoded by the coding sequence ATGATCAGCTCCGCAGAGCAGACCATCCTGGACGCCGTGAACCTCGATACCCCGTGGGAACTGATCGAACGGTTCACCACCCTCAAGCGAGAAGATCCCGAAGACGTCAGGCAGGCGGCCTCGCTGATTGCCGAACGCCTGACCCAACACGGCGTGCCCGTGGAGATTCACCACCCCGAACTGTTCCTGAGCATTCCACGGTCGGCCAGCGTGACCATGGGCGGCGTGACGCTGTTTGCCAAAGCGATGGCGATGAGCGCCATCTTCCCGCAGGGGCTGAGTGCGCCGCTGGTGTATCAACCCAGCGGTTACGCCCTGGACGCCGACGAACTGTTCTCGCGCCAGGCGCCGGCCGACGAGCTGGATGTGCGCGGCAAGATCGTGGTCAGCGAGGGCTTCGGGATGCCGGGCAAGGTCAGCGATCTGGAACGGCGCGGCGCACTTGCGGTCATCGCCATCAATCCTGGCAAGCGCGCTCACTGGGGGGTCTGCACCACCATCTGGGGGAGCCCGGACCTGTATGACCTGCCGCGCAAGCCGGGTGTGGCGGTGGTCAACGTGAACGCCGAGGATGGGCAACGCCTGATCGAGTGGGCGCGCTCCGGCGGCGAGGTGACCTTGACGACCGACCTGAACGAGGGCTGGTTCGAGTCCCCGGTGCCCGTCGTGACCATCCCCGGCACAGAAGAGCCGGAAAAGTTCGTGCTGCTCCACGGCCACTACGATTCCTGGGATTACGGCATCGGCGACAATGCGGTGGGCGACGCCACGCTGCTGGAAATTGCCCGGGTGCTCTGGGCGCACCGTGACGGGTTGCGGCGCAGCGTCAAGATCGCCTGGTGGCCGGGGCATTCCACCGGACGCTATGCGGGCAGCACGTGGTACGCGGACGCCTTTGGGCTGGACCTGAACGAGAACTGCATCGCGCAGATCAACTGTGATTCGCCCGGCTGCCGCTGGGCCACCGAGTACCAGGACGTGAGCCTGATGCCCGAAACCGAGCGCTTCGCCGCCGAACTGATCCGCGACGTGACCGGCAAGGAGCTGCGCGCTGAGCGGCCCCATCAGGCCGGAGACTACTCGTTCAACAACATCGGTCTCAGCGGCTATTTCATGCTGCTGTCCACCATGCCCGACGACCTGCGCGCCGAGAAGGACTACTACGCGGTGGGGGGCTGCGGGGGCAACATCGCCTGGCACACGGAAGATGACCTGCTGGAGATCGCGGACCGCGACATCCTGCTCAAGGACATCCGCATCTATCTGCTGGCCGCCATGCGCACGGCCAACAGCACGGTGATTCCTTTCGATTTCACGCTGACGCTGGACGACTTCCGCGCCACCGTCGAGCGCTACCAGGCGGCGGCTGGCGACCACTTCAGATTCGAGCCGCTGCGCGCGGAAATCGCCCGCCTGCGTTCTGCCGTGGGGCAGCTTGGTGCGCAGGCCGCCAGCCTGAAGGACCAGCCGCTCACTTCCGCCGAGGTGCGGGCCATCAACGAGGCCCAGATGTGCCTGGCCCGCCAGCTGGTGCGGGTGAACTTCACGCGCGAGGCCGCCTTCTTTCACGATCCCGCCGAGTCCATCCCCCCGCTGCCGGATCTGGTCGTGGCCGAGGACCTGCCCCACGCCGCCCCTGAGCGCGTCGGCTTTTACCGCACCCACCTGATGCGCGGTCAGAACCGCGTGATGGCTGCCCTGCGCGAGGCGCGCATCTCGGTGGAACGCGCACTGGCCTTGCCCGTCCCGAGCTGA
- a CDS encoding IclR family transcriptional regulator, with protein sequence MKKSSESFQTAEPEYGITALESALQVLEAVGEHPGLKARQLAELTGLTKSKVFRIIRTLESLGYVTLDADHASVLGRSAYLLGKRAEQQWSLSRAATPVLDELAALTMENVHLVVREGLHSLVVDVRISPQPIRMYAQVGRIGPLHAGGTPKVLLAYAPEEVVQEVLHSNLDQFTGTTVSNADELQDILRRIRADGYHLAVSDLEEDTFSVAAPVFNHQGTVIAALSVAGPVMRLDTGKRREFISLVVDAAHQLSQALGYRGDLSAVSRAAD encoded by the coding sequence ATGAAAAAGTCAAGTGAAAGCTTCCAAACCGCTGAGCCGGAATACGGCATTACTGCTCTTGAATCTGCGCTCCAGGTGCTGGAAGCTGTGGGCGAGCATCCTGGGCTCAAGGCAAGGCAACTGGCCGAGTTGACCGGGTTGACCAAGAGCAAGGTCTTTCGCATCATCCGCACCCTTGAAAGTCTCGGCTACGTCACCCTGGACGCGGACCACGCCAGCGTCCTGGGACGCAGCGCTTACCTTCTGGGCAAACGCGCCGAGCAGCAGTGGTCCCTGTCGCGGGCGGCCACGCCCGTTCTGGATGAGCTGGCGGCCCTGACCATGGAGAACGTCCATCTGGTCGTGCGCGAGGGGTTGCACTCGCTGGTGGTGGACGTCCGCATCTCGCCCCAGCCCATCCGGATGTATGCCCAGGTGGGGCGTATCGGGCCGCTCCACGCGGGCGGCACCCCCAAAGTCCTGCTGGCTTACGCCCCGGAAGAGGTGGTCCAGGAGGTCCTGCATTCCAATCTGGATCAATTCACCGGCACCACCGTCAGCAACGCCGACGAACTGCAAGACATTCTCCGCCGGATCCGGGCCGATGGCTACCATCTCGCCGTGTCTGACCTCGAGGAGGACACGTTCTCAGTCGCTGCGCCGGTCTTCAACCATCAGGGAACCGTGATTGCCGCGCTGAGCGTCGCTGGCCCCGTGATGCGGCTGGACACCGGCAAGCGCCGTGAGTTCATTTCTCTGGTGGTTGACGCCGCGCACCAGTTGTCCCAGGCCCTGGGGTACCGCGGAGACCTGTCGGCCGTGAGCCGGGCCGCGGATTGA
- a CDS encoding alpha/beta hydrolase family protein, producing the protein MKRSVLFLSLALLMPVAQAQLAASASSQSVPGDTRPDAPELSARGPYTVGVRTLTLTNPGQLDIVNAPKEGDIPRYNRPLTVEVWYPAQGDSGSGTTSYTDVLGSGPGDPKRPNTPFTIPGRATRDAPPVAEKAPYPLVIVSHGYPGSRFLMTYLTENLASKGYVVASIDHTDSTHGDKAAFASTLLNRALDDNFVLSEMARLGAAGSGSPLSGLINADNTALVGYSMGGYGALNAAGAGYGPEMLPLVPGGALKARQTGNFKVDPRIKAVVAFAPWGGDAAVRGIGVNFGGKYGFWDEAGLAGLKVPTLFVVGDRDDVAYYEGGVKPLFENAVNAERYLLVYENASHNSAPNPPPATSLGSFDDYMHYAEPAWDMGRLNNLNQHFVTAFLDWKLKGKTEDAAYLNVPTPRSNDIKVSRNADGTPKADDTSWKGFKARTARGIELYKMMPK; encoded by the coding sequence ATGAAAAGATCCGTCCTGTTCCTTTCGCTGGCCCTGCTCATGCCCGTCGCCCAGGCCCAGCTCGCGGCCTCTGCCTCGTCCCAGTCGGTTCCCGGCGACACCCGCCCCGACGCACCGGAGTTGAGTGCACGCGGCCCCTACACCGTGGGCGTGCGGACCTTGACGCTGACCAATCCCGGCCAGCTTGACATCGTGAACGCTCCCAAGGAAGGCGACATTCCGCGCTATAACCGCCCGCTGACGGTGGAGGTGTGGTATCCGGCCCAGGGCGACAGCGGCAGTGGCACCACCAGCTACACCGATGTGCTGGGCAGTGGGCCGGGGGACCCCAAGCGGCCCAACACGCCGTTCACCATCCCAGGCCGCGCCACCCGTGACGCGCCGCCCGTGGCCGAGAAGGCTCCGTACCCGCTGGTGATCGTGTCTCACGGCTATCCGGGCAGCCGCTTCCTGATGACCTACCTGACCGAGAACCTGGCGAGCAAGGGCTACGTGGTGGCCTCGATTGACCACACCGACAGCACCCACGGCGACAAGGCTGCTTTTGCCAGCACGCTGCTCAACCGCGCCCTGGACGACAATTTCGTGCTGTCCGAGATGGCCCGGCTGGGCGCGGCGGGCAGCGGCTCGCCCCTCAGCGGGCTGATCAATGCCGACAATACCGCGCTGGTCGGCTACAGCATGGGCGGCTACGGTGCGCTGAATGCGGCGGGAGCGGGCTACGGACCGGAGATGCTGCCGCTGGTGCCGGGCGGGGCGCTCAAGGCGCGGCAAACGGGGAACTTCAAGGTGGACCCGCGCATCAAGGCGGTGGTGGCCTTCGCGCCGTGGGGCGGGGACGCCGCCGTGCGGGGTATCGGCGTCAACTTTGGCGGCAAGTACGGCTTCTGGGACGAGGCCGGGCTGGCCGGGCTCAAGGTGCCCACGCTGTTCGTGGTGGGGGACCGTGACGACGTGGCCTACTACGAGGGCGGGGTCAAGCCGCTGTTCGAGAACGCCGTGAACGCCGAGCGCTACCTGCTGGTCTACGAGAACGCCTCGCACAACAGCGCCCCCAACCCGCCGCCCGCCACGTCACTGGGCAGCTTCGACGACTACATGCACTACGCCGAGCCGGCCTGGGACATGGGCCGCCTGAACAACCTCAACCAGCATTTCGTCACCGCCTTCCTGGACTGGAAGCTCAAGGGCAAGACCGAGGACGCGGCCTACCTGAACGTCCCCACCCCCAGGTCCAACGACATCAAGGTCAGCCGCAACGCCGACGGCACCCCCAAGGCCGACGACACCTCCTGGAAGGGCTTCAAGGCCCGCACCGCGCGGGGAATCGAGCTTTACAAGATGATGCCCAAATAG
- a CDS encoding MmcQ/YjbR family DNA-binding protein translates to MGGKVYALTDITADPLTLSLKVRPPHGDELRAAHDAIASGYHLNKRHWIPVTLDGSVPDPLLSDLLEGSYALVTAGLTRARRAELGLSADQK, encoded by the coding sequence GTGGGCGGGAAGGTCTACGCCCTGACGGACATCACCGCCGATCCGCTCACGCTGTCACTCAAGGTGCGTCCGCCGCATGGCGATGAGTTGCGCGCTGCCCACGATGCCATTGCTTCTGGCTACCACCTGAACAAGCGCCACTGGATTCCGGTGACGCTGGACGGCAGCGTGCCTGACCCCCTGCTCAGCGATCTGCTCGAGGGAAGCTATGCCCTGGTGACGGCGGGCCTGACGCGGGCGCGACGGGCTGAACTGGGCTTGTCAGCGGATCAAAAATGA
- a CDS encoding class I SAM-dependent methyltransferase has protein sequence MPSESNSSRAQFNAHAGKYAASEVHRHGPSLPVLLEYAAPMREDRALDVATGTGNTAHALAPFVGEVVGLDLADLMLDHARQRAREDGQTNARFVVGSAENLPFPDAAFTLVTSRHAPHHFLHLDRFLAEAHRVLEGGGRLVIADQISPTSAAQVWMDEYQTLRDPSHHAQRTVEAWQDLTAAAGFVWTRHTLVPYRLEFTWWTAQSGCTPTTVERLRAHADRLSAAERQAAGLEYDAGGRLIAHHEQMMVVRLDRP, from the coding sequence ATGCCCAGCGAATCCAACTCCAGCCGCGCCCAGTTCAACGCCCACGCCGGCAAGTACGCTGCCAGTGAGGTCCACCGACATGGCCCCAGCCTGCCCGTGCTGCTGGAGTACGCTGCGCCGATGCGCGAGGACCGCGCGCTGGACGTGGCAACGGGAACGGGCAATACCGCACACGCGCTGGCCCCCTTTGTCGGCGAAGTCGTGGGCCTCGATCTGGCTGACCTGATGCTGGACCACGCCCGGCAACGCGCTCGGGAAGACGGGCAGACCAATGCCCGTTTCGTGGTGGGCAGCGCCGAGAACCTTCCCTTTCCCGACGCTGCCTTCACGCTGGTCACGTCGCGCCACGCGCCGCATCATTTCCTGCACCTGGACCGCTTTCTGGCCGAGGCTCACCGCGTGCTGGAAGGGGGTGGGCGCCTCGTCATCGCCGATCAGATCAGCCCCACGTCCGCCGCGCAAGTCTGGATGGACGAGTATCAGACCCTGCGCGATCCCAGTCACCACGCCCAGCGCACCGTGGAGGCGTGGCAGGACCTGACGGCAGCGGCAGGATTCGTGTGGACGCGGCACACCCTGGTGCCGTACCGTCTGGAGTTCACGTGGTGGACGGCGCAGTCTGGCTGCACGCCCACCACGGTGGAACGCCTGCGCGCCCATGCCGACCGCCTGAGCGCCGCCGAGCGGCAGGCTGCTGGACTGGAATACGACGCCGGGGGCCGGTTGATCGCCCACCACGAGCAGATGATGGTGGTGCGGCTGGACCGCCCCTGA
- a CDS encoding c-type cytochrome encodes MNRTHPKLRRDPWVEGSLASWMAGVTLGVVLGVTLLIVTPRLMAGPGETAKAPTAAEQTTTTTPGGSATAESGNAEMGNAETSNAESGSAGSSSAESGSTAGGTADQSDMSATTETNAQPNTASTAETAETNAPTTETPADNQSSSSELPASQSPAVAQNTTGGPDQQDTDATAESVAAGGKADAAPTPNAAEGDAEAGSTIFASNCAGCHNANGSGGIGPSLLTEQGPKGWTLAQFTTVLREGKVPEGRELSAVMPRFSDAQLSDKQVADLLAHIKTLN; translated from the coding sequence ATGAACAGAACGCACCCCAAGCTTCGCCGTGACCCCTGGGTTGAGGGCAGTCTGGCTTCCTGGATGGCGGGCGTGACCCTGGGCGTGGTCCTGGGCGTCACCCTGCTGATCGTGACCCCACGGCTGATGGCCGGCCCTGGTGAGACGGCCAAGGCGCCCACTGCCGCCGAGCAGACCACCACGACGACCCCTGGCGGCTCAGCTACCGCTGAATCGGGCAACGCAGAAATGGGCAATGCTGAGACGAGTAATGCCGAATCGGGTAGTGCCGGATCAAGCAGTGCGGAGTCCGGCAGTACGGCGGGCGGGACCGCAGACCAGTCGGACATGTCCGCCACGACAGAGACCAACGCCCAGCCAAACACGGCCAGCACGGCAGAGACCGCCGAGACCAACGCCCCTACCACCGAAACGCCCGCCGACAACCAGAGCAGCAGCAGCGAGCTGCCCGCTTCGCAGTCCCCCGCTGTGGCCCAGAACACCACGGGCGGTCCGGACCAGCAGGACACCGACGCCACGGCGGAGTCGGTGGCTGCTGGTGGCAAGGCCGACGCGGCGCCCACCCCCAACGCTGCGGAGGGTGATGCCGAGGCTGGCAGTACGATCTTTGCCAGCAACTGCGCAGGCTGCCACAACGCGAACGGCAGCGGCGGTATCGGCCCCAGCCTGCTCACCGAACAGGGCCCCAAGGGGTGGACGCTGGCGCAGTTCACCACTGTGCTGCGCGAGGGGAAGGTGCCCGAGGGCCGCGAACTGAGCGCCGTGATGCCCCGCTTCAGTGACGCTCAGCTCAGCGACAAGCAGGTGGCTGACCTTCTGGCACACATCAAGACCCTGAACTGA
- a CDS encoding MGMT family protein → MAGVPGDFRARVMALVARIPPGRVMTYGQLALLAGSPGAARQAGHVMNGLMGGQDDAGADLPWQRVINAQGRVSTHKLGFGSLQERLLSAEGVAFDASGRCDLAARQWWPEEDRDAPPEALF, encoded by the coding sequence ATGGCCGGGGTTCCAGGCGATTTTCGGGCGCGGGTTATGGCGCTGGTGGCGCGCATTCCACCGGGCCGGGTCATGACCTACGGCCAGCTGGCACTGCTGGCCGGAAGCCCCGGCGCGGCGCGACAGGCGGGCCACGTCATGAATGGCCTGATGGGCGGCCAGGATGACGCCGGGGCCGATCTGCCGTGGCAACGCGTTATCAATGCTCAGGGCCGCGTCAGCACCCACAAGCTGGGCTTCGGCAGCCTTCAGGAGCGGCTATTAAGCGCCGAGGGCGTGGCCTTTGACGCTTCCGGGCGCTGTGATCTGGCCGCGCGGCAGTGGTGGCCCGAGGAAGACCGCGACGCCCCCCCAGAAGCGCTGTTCTAG
- a CDS encoding N-acetylmuramoyl-L-alanine amidase, with protein sequence MKQKIIFFSSAMLLGAAGAGLAQSGDPFVREAPAQAVPMLQGVAGTAPAPINLTGVQNATFGSPRSSQNGGVTRVVFDLPNGVSYTLTPTFSGLRLDVQGARVLPTVSGRLGDSVSEYRAGGGQATLITPYPLSLTGGWQAMEATIGNGGRVLILDFGSTVNGGASPELGKLVRTVAQSTAPSAVVPAAPAATAAPTPPAPLATGPAHTTLPPGDTVTPAPGGALPPAPALPGANSEMPSALSGQVPGTARGALLTPPRIGKNPGQTRVVLDLPPGTAYRIVPGGIGLRVELTGVSVTPQVAQNISPELRSWRAEATPGGAVFTLLTGAPTTPRSGWRAQLLPPASGDLSRLAIDLSPALADLTPLTPQEKLLAAVPPIPAARGMAILALSATSVRPRVVIDPGHGGRDPGAVGAVIEKEVVLDVALRVTALLRAAGVDVVLTRDRDGELNPDKNTDLTMRARMGTPGTQLFVSIHVNAMEARSALRGYGVETWWNPNHPLSSTLAALLQTNVVNETGAYSQGLKNSQSLAVLRNSRIPAALIEIGYTSHPVDGQNLQDTNYRDRVALGIAQGIREALVTGIVDGGAIGGAGK encoded by the coding sequence ATGAAGCAGAAGATCATTTTTTTCTCATCTGCCATGCTTCTTGGGGCAGCTGGAGCCGGGTTAGCGCAGAGCGGCGATCCCTTCGTGCGCGAGGCTCCGGCACAGGCCGTGCCCATGCTGCAGGGCGTGGCGGGCACTGCTCCGGCCCCCATCAACCTGACTGGCGTTCAGAACGCCACCTTCGGCTCGCCCCGCTCCAGCCAGAACGGCGGCGTGACGCGCGTCGTCTTTGATCTGCCAAACGGCGTCAGCTACACCCTGACGCCCACCTTCAGTGGCTTGCGGCTGGACGTGCAGGGCGCGCGGGTGCTGCCAACGGTGTCCGGCAGGCTGGGCGACAGTGTCAGCGAGTACCGTGCCGGGGGCGGCCAGGCCACGCTGATCACGCCCTACCCGCTGTCCCTGACCGGTGGCTGGCAGGCCATGGAAGCCACCATCGGCAACGGTGGCCGGGTGTTGATCCTGGACTTCGGCTCAACCGTGAACGGCGGGGCCAGCCCGGAACTGGGTAAACTGGTTCGCACGGTGGCGCAGAGCACCGCACCGTCAGCCGTGGTGCCTGCCGCTCCTGCTGCCACAGCTGCCCCCACCCCGCCGGCTCCGCTGGCGACCGGTCCGGCGCACACCACGCTGCCTCCGGGCGACACGGTGACCCCAGCACCGGGGGGAGCGCTGCCGCCCGCGCCCGCGCTGCCCGGTGCCAACTCGGAAATGCCCAGTGCCCTGAGTGGTCAGGTGCCGGGCACAGCCAGAGGTGCGCTGTTGACCCCGCCGCGTATCGGCAAAAATCCGGGGCAGACGCGGGTGGTGCTGGACCTGCCACCAGGCACCGCGTACCGGATCGTGCCGGGCGGTATCGGGCTGCGGGTGGAACTCACGGGCGTCAGCGTGACGCCGCAGGTGGCGCAGAACATCAGCCCCGAACTGCGCTCATGGCGGGCCGAGGCGACGCCGGGCGGGGCGGTCTTCACGCTGCTGACCGGCGCGCCCACCACACCCCGCAGCGGCTGGCGCGCCCAGTTGCTGCCCCCCGCCAGCGGGGACCTGTCGCGCCTGGCGATTGACCTGTCGCCCGCGCTGGCCGATCTGACCCCGCTGACCCCGCAGGAAAAACTGCTGGCCGCCGTACCTCCCATTCCGGCGGCGCGTGGCATGGCCATCCTGGCCCTGAGTGCCACCTCCGTGCGCCCTCGGGTGGTCATCGATCCGGGCCACGGTGGCCGGGACCCCGGCGCGGTGGGGGCAGTGATCGAGAAAGAGGTGGTGTTGGACGTGGCCCTGCGTGTGACGGCCCTGCTGCGCGCTGCTGGGGTAGACGTGGTCCTGACCCGTGATCGGGACGGCGAGCTGAATCCCGACAAGAACACCGATCTGACCATGCGCGCCAGGATGGGCACACCGGGCACGCAGCTGTTCGTCAGCATCCACGTGAATGCCATGGAGGCCCGGAGCGCCCTGCGCGGCTACGGGGTCGAGACGTGGTGGAATCCCAACCATCCGCTGTCCAGCACGCTGGCGGCGCTGCTCCAGACCAACGTGGTGAACGAGACCGGAGCGTACTCGCAAGGCCTCAAGAACAGTCAGTCGCTGGCGGTGCTGCGCAACAGCCGGATCCCCGCCGCGTTGATTGAGATCGGCTACACCAGTCACCCGGTCGATGGCCAGAACCTGCAGGACACCAACTACCGTGACCGCGTGGCGCTGGGCATCGCGCAGGGCATTCGCGAGGCGCTGGTCACGGGCATCGTGGACGGCGGCGCAATCGGCGGCGCGGGCAAATAG
- a CDS encoding peptidoglycan-binding domain-containing protein codes for MKRAVPLALALLTAIAGAAPGGADLEEAAMRTAQTLGGVLRDCPASFARIGFPEKRCVGVGDTVEVARAGLNSAMANDLYGVWRSRDGQRSVYNWLKTAGGYIYLRLQPDPDGRAQTLLYLDLPPEQTGAAQTDRPATETTPAAATQIGGVTLTPAVSAPHASEASSHPETVAPSQPAQTPPPTAGDTASVAAAATPSPGVAELAPVPFGRTLRLQEERLNGPDVLAVQNRLIALMRPARPGRGDSWYGPVTAQTVRVFQKANGLPVTGVVDRVTWERLFSAQAQRFDAPAIP; via the coding sequence ATGAAGCGCGCCGTCCCCCTGGCCCTCGCCCTGCTCACCGCCATTGCCGGCGCCGCGCCCGGAGGGGCTGATCTAGAGGAGGCGGCGATGAGGACGGCGCAGACGTTGGGCGGTGTTCTGCGGGATTGCCCGGCCAGTTTTGCCAGAATAGGCTTTCCGGAAAAGCGGTGCGTGGGCGTGGGCGACACCGTGGAGGTTGCGCGGGCTGGGCTGAACTCAGCCATGGCAAACGATCTGTACGGGGTGTGGCGCAGCCGCGACGGGCAGCGCAGCGTCTACAACTGGCTGAAGACGGCAGGCGGCTACATCTACCTGCGTCTCCAGCCGGACCCGGATGGCCGCGCTCAGACGCTGCTCTACCTGGACCTGCCGCCGGAACAGACAGGAGCGGCACAGACGGACCGCCCCGCCACCGAAACGACGCCAGCCGCAGCCACCCAGATCGGCGGCGTGACCCTGACCCCGGCTGTGTCTGCCCCCCACGCATCCGAGGCGTCTTCTCACCCGGAGACGGTTGCCCCGTCTCAGCCAGCCCAGACCCCGCCTCCAACTGCTGGGGACACGGCATCCGTCGCCGCAGCCGCCACCCCGTCCCCAGGTGTCGCGGAGCTGGCCCCCGTACCGTTTGGCCGCACGCTGAGATTGCAGGAGGAACGGCTGAACGGCCCTGACGTGTTGGCCGTGCAGAATCGCCTGATCGCGTTGATGCGTCCAGCGCGCCCGGGGCGGGGTGACAGCTGGTATGGTCCGGTCACGGCCCAGACCGTACGCGTGTTCCAAAAGGCCAATGGTCTGCCTGTGACCGGCGTGGTGGACCGCGTGACCTGGGAGCGGCTCTTCTCGGCCCAAGCACAGCGCTTCGATGCCCCCGCGATTCCCTGA
- a CDS encoding TAXI family TRAP transporter solute-binding subunit, which produces MTRVLSLLLLSTLGAAQAADPISFNVATGSPTGTYSAMFKNIGQVCTQSAYLKERGTGGSLDNIDLLMNNEVSLAFVQSDVLKARQQIDQDPRVANIKALLPLYDEEIHIFAKPPVTSKSFLGKTTVTGVQTFNDLKNKRVAAWGGSVITAKVLSAKLAVPYSIVPVKDQPAAFAALNAGQVDAVLAVIGQPAAWVKGLSGLRLVPLPFSPPLEGIYTSAKLLYPNLSVSGVPTVAVQSVLVTRDFKTPDKKERLLAYQKCAVGKLISLQEDEGMHPKWQQVTFKTWPWPEYK; this is translated from the coding sequence ATGACCCGCGTTCTGAGTCTTCTTCTGCTGTCTACCCTGGGCGCGGCCCAGGCCGCCGATCCCATTTCGTTCAACGTCGCCACCGGGAGCCCCACCGGAACCTACAGCGCCATGTTCAAGAACATCGGCCAGGTCTGTACCCAGAGCGCGTACCTCAAGGAGCGCGGCACAGGTGGCAGTCTGGACAATATCGACCTGCTGATGAACAACGAGGTCTCGCTGGCCTTCGTGCAGAGCGACGTGCTCAAGGCCCGCCAGCAGATCGATCAGGACCCCAGGGTGGCGAACATCAAGGCGCTGTTGCCGCTGTACGACGAAGAAATTCACATCTTTGCCAAGCCGCCGGTGACCAGCAAGAGCTTTCTGGGCAAGACCACCGTGACGGGCGTGCAGACCTTTAATGACCTGAAAAACAAACGCGTGGCGGCCTGGGGCGGCAGCGTGATCACGGCCAAGGTCCTGAGCGCCAAGCTGGCGGTGCCGTACAGCATCGTGCCCGTCAAGGACCAGCCTGCCGCCTTTGCGGCCCTGAATGCCGGTCAGGTGGACGCCGTGCTGGCGGTGATCGGCCAGCCCGCTGCCTGGGTCAAGGGGCTCAGCGGCCTGCGGCTGGTTCCGCTGCCCTTCAGCCCGCCCCTGGAGGGCATCTACACCTCGGCCAAGTTGCTGTACCCCAACCTGAGCGTGTCGGGCGTGCCCACCGTCGCCGTGCAGAGCGTGCTGGTCACGCGCGATTTCAAGACCCCCGACAAGAAAGAGCGCCTGCTGGCCTACCAGAAGTGCGCTGTGGGGAAACTGATCAGCCTGCAGGAGGATGAGGGCATGCACCCCAAATGGCAGCAGGTGACCTTCAAGACGTGGCCCTGGCCGGAATACAAGTAG